From Pandoraea vervacti, the proteins below share one genomic window:
- the mhpT gene encoding 3-(3-hydroxy-phenyl)propionate transporter MhpT, whose protein sequence is MNASTPQEANRARGSFATIGLCLAIALLEGLDLQSAGVAAPRIAKEFGLSVAQMGWAFSAGAIGLLPGAALGGRLADRWGRKRVLMMSVALFGIFSLATAHVWNFESLLAARFLTGLGLGAAMPNLIALCAEAAPHGHRNTAVGAMYCGMPFGAALAAVIGIVSPSEEGWRHVFYVGGFGPLLMVPLLGLCLRESAQFVASRVARSATTGPSAQLTAQATPSVMHALWKEGRTRTTIALWISYLGTLIVLYFLMNWLPSMVVANGLSRAQAGVAIMMFNIGGGIGAIGIANVMDRFSPRLTVIGMYIGIALSLAGLSSAIGALTMAAGAFFCGLFLVGGQSVLYSMAGQAYPTEVRGTGVGAAVAIGRLGSILGPLIAGQLFALGQSASMLVSSSIPLIVIAAMAALTVVGTFAPRLVGGMAQSGR, encoded by the coding sequence ATGAACGCATCAACACCGCAGGAAGCGAACCGCGCCAGGGGCAGCTTCGCGACGATCGGGCTGTGCCTGGCCATCGCACTGCTCGAAGGCCTCGACCTGCAATCCGCAGGCGTGGCCGCACCGCGCATCGCCAAGGAATTCGGACTCTCGGTCGCGCAGATGGGATGGGCCTTCAGCGCCGGCGCCATTGGCCTGTTGCCGGGCGCGGCGCTCGGCGGGCGGCTTGCCGACCGGTGGGGACGCAAGCGCGTATTGATGATGTCCGTTGCGTTGTTCGGCATCTTTTCACTTGCCACGGCGCATGTCTGGAACTTCGAGTCGCTGCTCGCGGCGCGCTTTCTGACCGGGCTGGGTCTCGGGGCCGCCATGCCGAACCTGATCGCCCTTTGCGCAGAAGCCGCCCCGCACGGCCACCGAAACACCGCCGTGGGCGCGATGTATTGCGGCATGCCGTTCGGCGCTGCGCTGGCGGCGGTGATCGGCATCGTCAGTCCCAGCGAAGAAGGCTGGCGTCACGTGTTTTACGTCGGTGGATTCGGTCCGCTGTTGATGGTGCCGCTGCTGGGTCTGTGCCTGCGTGAATCGGCGCAGTTCGTGGCGAGCCGCGTGGCGCGCTCCGCGACGACCGGCCCAAGCGCACAACTCACGGCGCAGGCCACCCCCAGCGTCATGCACGCGCTGTGGAAAGAGGGGCGCACGCGCACGACCATTGCGCTGTGGATCAGCTATCTGGGCACGCTCATCGTGCTCTATTTCCTGATGAACTGGCTGCCGTCGATGGTCGTGGCCAATGGCCTGTCGCGCGCGCAGGCCGGCGTCGCCATCATGATGTTCAACATCGGTGGGGGCATTGGCGCTATCGGTATCGCCAACGTAATGGATCGCTTCTCGCCGCGCCTGACGGTGATCGGCATGTATATCGGTATTGCGCTGTCGCTGGCGGGACTGTCGAGCGCCATCGGTGCGCTGACGATGGCCGCCGGGGCGTTCTTTTGCGGGCTGTTTCTCGTGGGCGGTCAGTCGGTGCTCTATTCGATGGCGGGTCAGGCTTATCCGACGGAAGTGCGCGGCACGGGTGTCGGCGCCGCGGTGGCGATCGGACGTCTCGGGTCGATTCTCGGGCCGTTGATTGCCGGGCAGCTTTTCGCACTGGGACAGAGCGCGTCGATGCTGGTGTCGTCGAGCATTCCGCTGATCGTGATCGCCGCGATGGCTGCACTGACGGTCGTGGGCACGTTCGCGCCGCGCCTTGTGGGAGGTATGGCCCAGTCGGGACGTTGA
- a CDS encoding alpha/beta fold hydrolase yields the protein MTATQSTGTPFTEASTSRFVTIRDADTEFRIHYNDVGSGAETVVMLHGSGPGATGWANFNRNVAPLVEAGYRVLLVDCPGWGKSSSVVNTGSRSELNGRVLKAVLDALDIERVHIIGNSMGGHSTVAFALANPTRVGKLILMGGGTGGPSQFVAMPTEGIKLLNGLYKDPTIENLKRMMNVFVFDASSITDDLMQARLDNMLANREHLENFVKSLAANPKQFTDYGTRLGEIAAPTLIVWGREDRFVPMDVGLRLLAGLPNAQLHVFNRCGHWVQWEHADAFNRMVLDFLKH from the coding sequence ATGACTGCAACCCAATCGACCGGCACGCCGTTCACGGAAGCGTCGACAAGCCGTTTCGTCACCATTCGCGACGCGGACACCGAATTCCGCATTCATTACAACGATGTCGGCAGCGGCGCCGAGACCGTGGTGATGCTTCACGGCTCGGGACCGGGCGCGACGGGATGGGCGAACTTCAACCGCAACGTCGCGCCGCTGGTCGAGGCGGGATATCGTGTGTTGCTGGTGGATTGCCCCGGTTGGGGCAAGAGCTCGTCAGTGGTCAACACGGGGTCCCGTTCGGAGCTGAACGGACGTGTTCTGAAGGCAGTGCTCGACGCACTCGATATCGAACGCGTGCACATCATCGGGAACTCGATGGGTGGGCATAGCACGGTGGCGTTCGCGCTGGCGAATCCGACGCGCGTGGGCAAGTTGATTCTGATGGGGGGTGGGACCGGTGGCCCGAGCCAGTTCGTGGCGATGCCGACCGAGGGGATCAAGTTGCTCAACGGTCTGTACAAGGACCCGACCATCGAGAACCTGAAGCGCATGATGAACGTGTTCGTCTTCGACGCCAGTTCGATCACGGACGATCTGATGCAGGCACGGCTCGACAACATGCTCGCCAACCGCGAACATCTCGAAAACTTCGTGAAAAGCCTCGCCGCGAACCCGAAGCAGTTCACGGACTATGGCACGCGACTTGGTGAAATCGCCGCACCGACGCTGATCGTCTGGGGCCGGGAAGATCGCTTCGTGCCGATGGACGTCGGCCTGCGTCTGCTGGCCGGTCTGCCCAACGCGCAATTGCATGTGTTCAACCGTTGCGGCCACTGGGTGCAATGGGAGCATGCGGATGCGTTCAATCGGATGGTTCTGGACTTTTTGAAGCATTGA
- the mhpD gene encoding 2-keto-4-pentenoate hydratase: protein MPNSSLIQTLAERLRQAETSRQPIAPVRGEIALDDMASAYAVQQHNVDLRVAAGERVVGRKIGLTSLAVQKQLGVDQPDFGALFASMAYGDAQPMPLTRLIQPKAEAEIALVLEHDLTHEKHTFADILRASAYAVAAIEVVDSRIEQWNIRFVDTVADNASSALFVLGSRPVKLSDVDLTACAMTLSRDGEVLSRGNGAACLGNPLNAAVWLADRMAQLGTPLRAGDVVLTGALGPMAPVTEAGTFVADIEGLGSVRAVFA, encoded by the coding sequence ATGCCGAATTCATCATTGATCCAAACGCTCGCCGAGCGCCTTCGTCAGGCCGAGACGTCGCGTCAGCCCATCGCCCCGGTGCGCGGCGAAATCGCACTCGACGACATGGCAAGCGCCTATGCCGTGCAGCAGCACAACGTCGACCTTCGTGTCGCCGCAGGCGAGCGCGTTGTCGGCCGTAAGATCGGACTGACGTCGCTCGCCGTTCAGAAACAACTCGGCGTGGATCAGCCCGACTTCGGCGCGCTGTTCGCCAGCATGGCGTATGGCGACGCGCAGCCGATGCCGCTGACCCGCCTCATTCAGCCCAAGGCCGAAGCCGAAATCGCGCTCGTCCTTGAGCACGATCTCACCCACGAGAAGCACACCTTTGCCGACATCCTGCGCGCGAGCGCGTATGCCGTGGCCGCCATCGAAGTCGTCGACAGCCGCATCGAGCAATGGAACATCCGCTTCGTCGACACCGTGGCCGACAACGCGTCGAGCGCGCTGTTCGTGCTGGGGAGTCGACCGGTGAAGCTCTCCGACGTCGACCTGACGGCCTGCGCCATGACGCTCTCGCGCGACGGCGAAGTGCTCTCGCGCGGCAACGGCGCGGCGTGTCTGGGCAACCCGCTGAACGCGGCCGTCTGGCTCGCCGATCGCATGGCGCAGTTGGGAACGCCCCTTCGCGCAGGCGACGTCGTACTCACCGGTGCGCTCGGGCCCATGGCGCCCGTGACCGAAGCGGGAACGTTCGTCGCCGATATCGAAGGCCTGGGCAGCGTACGGGCCGTATTTGCCTGA
- the tnpA gene encoding IS66-like element accessory protein TnpA: MTEFNSDLTLTVTCVGRNGKRRYDAESKQRLIEASLQRGVSVAGLALKAGVNANQLRRWIRLYQERGGRVGLSGQRIAPVPTIPSSFIPVLEIPHGSAPANVPASASPPLSPCTPMRAQLSVEMPNGVTLRLDCTEHDASLVSAMIESLGRCDVQARR; this comes from the coding sequence ATGACAGAATTCAATTCAGACCTCACCCTGACCGTCACCTGCGTCGGTCGCAACGGCAAACGTCGCTACGATGCGGAGTCGAAGCAGCGCCTGATCGAAGCCAGCCTGCAACGCGGCGTGTCGGTGGCGGGGCTGGCCCTCAAGGCCGGCGTGAACGCGAACCAGCTGCGCCGATGGATCCGGCTGTATCAAGAACGTGGCGGGCGGGTCGGCCTGTCAGGCCAGCGAATCGCGCCGGTGCCGACCATCCCATCGAGCTTTATCCCCGTCCTCGAGATCCCCCACGGCTCAGCGCCGGCCAACGTACCTGCTTCAGCATCGCCCCCCCTGTCGCCGTGCACGCCGATGCGCGCACAGTTGAGCGTCGAGATGCCCAACGGGGTCACACTGCGTCTGGATTGCACCGAACACGATGCCTCGCTGGTGTCGGCCATGATCGAGAGCCTGGGGCGTTGCGATGTTCAAGCTCGACGCTAA
- a CDS encoding 3-carboxyethylcatechol 2,3-dioxygenase translates to MPIHLECISHTPLHGYFDPADDVVSEVKRIQEQARERVRAFDPELVVLFAPDHFNGFFYDVMPQFCIGAAATAIGDFKSLAGTLPVPSATAHALTEDVLASDVDVALSYRMQVDHGFAYALEVLTGGLDVYPVVPVFINCVAPPMATLRRARLMGDAIGRHFAQTDKRVLVVGSGGISHEPPVPELIGASEEVAERLIAGRNPSPESRAARQARTVAAAKAFTSGESHMHPLNPQWDRAFLELLASGHLSALDLIDNDTITREGGKSAHEIRTWVAAFAALAAYGEYRASVNYYRAIPEWIAGFAAMHAAPRKTLAAAA, encoded by the coding sequence ATGCCGATCCATCTCGAATGTATTTCGCACACGCCGCTGCACGGCTACTTCGATCCCGCCGACGACGTCGTGTCCGAAGTGAAGCGCATTCAGGAACAGGCGCGCGAGCGCGTGCGCGCGTTCGACCCGGAACTCGTCGTGCTGTTCGCGCCGGACCACTTCAACGGCTTCTTCTACGACGTCATGCCGCAGTTCTGCATCGGCGCCGCTGCCACCGCCATTGGTGACTTCAAGAGTCTGGCCGGCACGCTGCCGGTGCCGTCGGCCACAGCCCATGCGCTCACCGAAGACGTGCTGGCGTCGGACGTCGATGTCGCGCTGTCCTATCGCATGCAGGTTGATCACGGCTTTGCCTACGCGCTGGAAGTGCTCACGGGCGGGCTCGACGTCTATCCCGTCGTGCCGGTGTTCATCAACTGCGTCGCCCCACCGATGGCGACGCTGCGCCGCGCGCGCCTGATGGGCGACGCCATTGGCCGTCACTTTGCGCAGACGGACAAGCGCGTGCTGGTCGTGGGCTCGGGCGGCATTTCGCACGAGCCGCCGGTGCCCGAGTTGATCGGCGCGAGCGAGGAAGTCGCGGAGCGTCTGATCGCCGGACGCAATCCGTCGCCCGAGTCGCGTGCGGCGCGTCAGGCCCGCACGGTCGCGGCGGCGAAGGCGTTCACCTCGGGTGAGAGTCATATGCATCCGCTCAATCCGCAGTGGGACCGGGCATTCCTCGAACTGCTGGCGAGCGGCCACCTGAGCGCGCTGGATCTCATCGACAACGACACGATCACGCGCGAGGGCGGGAAGTCGGCCCACGAAATCCGCACCTGGGTCGCCGCATTCGCCGCGCTCGCCGCCTATGGCGAGTATCGCGCATCGGTCAACTATTACCGCGCCATTCCCGAGTGGATCGCCGGATTCGCTGCCATGCACGCCGCCCCCCGGAAAACCCTCGCGGCTGCGGCCTGA
- the tnpC gene encoding IS66 family transposase: MSAQDPTADLPPEVLAYIRKLEASNRELKARVEQLEELFRLAQLKRFAPSSEKLKDRVFDEAEQAAVAEPVEDDPNGVFALPNTGLPASGAPSPGKRGRKPLPADLPRTRIEYDLPDDQKVCPCCQHALHRMGEQTCEQLHIEVKASVVQHVRLKYACRHCERHAELTPIVIAPMPAQPLPGSNASPAMIATVMTAKYADGTPLYRMTEALGRSNIEISRGTLAHWVIRPAERHLSRLYDALRGTLLSQSLIHGDETTVQVLKEAGKNAQSQSYMWVYRSAETCAEPVVLFEYQPGRGQQYPQAFLKGYAGTLMTDGYSAWRTLGSVTQLGCMAHARRAFDEAYKAHKQPDGRARQALEFFKSLYQVETLARGELPEGETRTGYTYRLRQAHSVPLLDAFGVWLDKQAPQVLPESLTGKAINYARNQWDYLRRYVEDGDAPIDNNVIERDIRPFTTGRKAWLFSDTVAGAKASAIVYSLMLTCRACDVEPYAYLLHVLTELPQRPANADISDLLPFNFAKSHGASASV; this comes from the coding sequence ATGTCAGCCCAAGACCCTACCGCCGATCTGCCGCCAGAAGTGCTGGCCTATATCCGCAAGCTCGAAGCGAGCAACCGCGAACTCAAGGCCCGCGTCGAGCAGCTCGAGGAGTTGTTCCGCCTCGCGCAGCTCAAGCGCTTTGCCCCCAGCAGCGAGAAGCTCAAGGATCGCGTGTTCGATGAGGCGGAACAGGCGGCAGTCGCCGAGCCTGTCGAGGATGATCCGAACGGCGTATTCGCGTTGCCCAATACCGGGCTGCCGGCCAGCGGCGCACCGAGCCCCGGCAAACGAGGCCGCAAGCCTCTGCCGGCCGACCTGCCGCGCACGCGCATCGAATACGATCTGCCGGATGACCAGAAGGTTTGCCCGTGCTGCCAACATGCGCTACATCGGATGGGCGAACAGACCTGCGAGCAACTGCATATCGAGGTCAAGGCGTCGGTAGTGCAGCATGTGCGCCTCAAGTATGCATGTCGCCATTGCGAGCGGCACGCCGAGCTCACGCCCATCGTGATTGCGCCCATGCCGGCGCAACCGCTGCCGGGCAGCAACGCCAGTCCAGCGATGATCGCCACGGTGATGACCGCCAAGTACGCGGACGGCACGCCGCTGTACCGCATGACCGAGGCACTGGGACGCTCGAACATCGAGATCAGCCGCGGCACGCTCGCGCACTGGGTCATCCGACCCGCCGAACGACATCTGTCCCGGCTGTACGACGCCTTACGCGGCACACTGCTCTCGCAATCGCTGATCCATGGCGACGAGACCACCGTGCAGGTGCTCAAAGAGGCGGGCAAGAACGCGCAGAGCCAGTCCTACATGTGGGTCTACCGCAGCGCCGAAACCTGCGCCGAGCCGGTGGTGCTGTTCGAGTATCAGCCTGGGCGAGGCCAGCAGTATCCTCAAGCCTTCCTGAAGGGCTATGCCGGCACGCTGATGACCGATGGTTATAGCGCATGGCGCACGCTCGGCAGCGTGACGCAGCTCGGTTGCATGGCCCATGCGCGCCGGGCGTTCGACGAGGCATACAAGGCGCACAAGCAACCGGACGGTCGTGCGCGTCAGGCGCTGGAATTCTTTAAATCGCTGTACCAGGTCGAAACGCTCGCGCGTGGCGAGCTACCTGAGGGAGAAACCCGGACGGGCTATACATACCGATTGCGCCAGGCCCACAGTGTGCCGTTGCTCGATGCATTCGGCGTCTGGCTCGATAAACAGGCTCCGCAAGTTCTGCCAGAAAGCCTGACTGGCAAGGCGATCAACTATGCGCGCAACCAATGGGATTATCTGCGACGCTACGTCGAGGACGGTGACGCGCCGATCGACAACAACGTGATCGAGCGGGATATCCGGCCGTTTACCACGGGACGAAAGGCCTGGCTGTTCAGCGATACCGTTGCCGGTGCCAAGGCCAGCGCGATCGTCTATAGCTTGATGCTGACGTGTCGTGCCTGTGATGTCGAGCCGTATGCGTATCTGCTACATGTGCTCACTGAGCTGCCGCAGCGCCCGGCCAATGCCGATATCAGCGATCTCTTGCCGTTCAACTTCGCCAAGTCGCATGGCGCTTCCGCTTCAGTCTGA
- the tnpB gene encoding IS66 family insertion sequence element accessory protein TnpB (TnpB, as the term is used for proteins encoded by IS66 family insertion elements, is considered an accessory protein, since TnpC, encoded by a neighboring gene, is a DDE family transposase.), translating into MFKLDAKLAVYLHRDAIDFRKSINGLAALVEAGGMDPFGPALYAFSNRHRNRIKLLGWGGNGFWLLMKRLEEDRFVWPRRAQAVVALTPEQLHWLLDGIDIEAVRRHPARQYRHAG; encoded by the coding sequence ATGTTCAAGCTCGACGCTAAGCTTGCGGTCTACCTCCATCGCGACGCCATCGACTTCCGCAAGTCCATCAATGGTCTGGCGGCCCTGGTCGAGGCCGGCGGAATGGACCCGTTTGGCCCGGCGCTCTACGCCTTCAGCAATCGGCACCGGAATCGCATCAAGCTACTCGGCTGGGGTGGCAATGGTTTCTGGCTGTTGATGAAGCGACTCGAAGAAGACCGTTTCGTCTGGCCACGCCGAGCGCAGGCTGTCGTGGCACTCACCCCCGAACAACTGCACTGGCTGCTTGACGGGATTGATATCGAGGCGGTACGTCGTCACCCCGCACGGCAGTATCGGCACGCGGGCTAA
- a CDS encoding bifunctional 3-(3-hydroxy-phenyl)propionate/3-hydroxycinnamic acid hydroxylase, with translation MTASVNAADTAADITTDVAIVGAGPVGLMIANILGLQGVRVTIVEKLDQLIDYPRAIGLDDEALRVFQAVGLTDALLPHTTPDHWMRFLTSDGHCFASIEPQTDEFGWSRRNAFIQPLADRVLFEGLDRFAHVNVLFGHSVEALTQDALGVTLTTRTNDGALRTLRAAYVVGADGGNSLIRRMLEVPFEGRTKPNQWIVVDVRNDPVGAPHVYLHCDHKRPYVSAALPHGIRRFEFMVMPGETEEELSKPENMAALIRKVVAHPDKVDYIRKRVYTHNARLARTFRVERVLLAGDAAHIMPVWQGQGYNSGIRDANNLGWKLAMVVKGQCSARLLDTYTAERRPHARSMIHLSEVAGDLFAPTTRFGVRFRDAFVRSFNLFPAVKRYFVEMRFKPMPRYEEGVVLLPPAQHTGGWLARVLERSGNSAPGRLLGLMSQKRDSWLGRLAYGRDPLASSPVGRLFIQPKVRTSQGEIQRLDDVIGNHFAVLGWGADPTFGLTAQARAVADRLGVRFVLAKPDVQMAHTDDVPAGVIAIGDPLNRLKNWFAARPQSVALLRPDRFVAGVCAPQEVSDMLIELASKVSLSEAPVRLVTTPAANVPTDAPVTLQKVAGA, from the coding sequence ATGACTGCATCCGTCAATGCCGCAGACACGGCAGCCGACATCACCACGGACGTCGCGATCGTCGGCGCCGGTCCGGTCGGATTGATGATCGCCAACATCCTTGGCCTGCAAGGCGTGCGCGTCACCATCGTCGAGAAGCTCGACCAGCTCATCGACTATCCCCGCGCCATCGGCCTCGACGACGAAGCCCTGCGGGTCTTCCAGGCCGTTGGTCTCACCGACGCGTTGCTTCCCCACACGACACCCGACCACTGGATGCGCTTCCTGACGAGCGACGGACACTGCTTCGCGTCCATCGAACCCCAGACCGACGAATTCGGCTGGTCGCGTCGCAACGCCTTCATCCAGCCACTGGCGGACCGCGTGCTGTTCGAGGGACTCGACCGGTTCGCGCACGTCAACGTGCTGTTCGGCCACAGTGTCGAAGCCCTCACGCAGGACGCCCTGGGGGTGACGCTGACGACGCGCACGAACGACGGTGCGCTCCGTACGCTGCGCGCCGCCTATGTCGTGGGTGCGGATGGCGGAAACAGCCTGATCCGGCGCATGCTGGAGGTGCCGTTCGAGGGACGCACGAAGCCCAACCAGTGGATCGTCGTCGACGTGCGTAACGATCCGGTCGGCGCGCCACACGTCTATCTGCATTGCGACCACAAGCGCCCGTACGTCTCGGCCGCGTTGCCGCACGGCATTCGCCGCTTCGAATTCATGGTGATGCCCGGCGAGACGGAAGAAGAACTCTCGAAGCCGGAGAACATGGCCGCGCTCATTCGCAAGGTGGTCGCGCACCCGGACAAGGTGGATTACATCCGCAAGCGCGTCTATACGCACAACGCCCGCCTTGCACGCACCTTCCGCGTGGAGCGCGTGCTGCTCGCGGGCGACGCCGCGCACATCATGCCGGTGTGGCAAGGGCAAGGCTACAACAGCGGGATTCGCGACGCCAACAACCTCGGCTGGAAGCTCGCGATGGTCGTCAAGGGGCAATGCTCGGCGCGCCTGCTCGACACCTATACGGCCGAGCGCCGCCCGCACGCGCGCTCGATGATCCATCTCTCGGAAGTCGCGGGCGACCTCTTCGCGCCGACCACACGCTTCGGTGTGCGGTTTCGCGATGCCTTCGTGCGCAGCTTCAACCTGTTTCCCGCGGTCAAGCGCTACTTCGTCGAAATGCGCTTCAAACCGATGCCGCGCTACGAGGAAGGCGTTGTTCTGCTTCCGCCCGCGCAGCATACGGGCGGATGGCTCGCCCGCGTGCTGGAGCGCTCGGGTAATTCGGCGCCGGGGCGTTTGCTCGGTCTGATGAGTCAGAAACGGGATTCGTGGCTGGGCCGGCTCGCCTACGGCCGCGATCCGCTCGCCAGCTCGCCGGTAGGCCGTCTGTTCATTCAGCCGAAGGTCCGTACGAGCCAGGGCGAGATTCAGCGGCTCGACGACGTCATCGGCAACCATTTCGCCGTGCTGGGCTGGGGCGCCGATCCGACCTTCGGTCTGACGGCCCAGGCGCGGGCCGTGGCCGACAGGCTCGGCGTGCGTTTCGTGCTCGCCAAACCCGACGTCCAGATGGCGCACACCGACGATGTCCCGGCGGGCGTGATTGCGATCGGTGACCCGCTCAACCGCCTGAAGAACTGGTTCGCGGCACGCCCCCAATCCGTCGCGCTGCTGCGCCCCGATCGCTTCGTTGCCGGGGTCTGCGCACCGCAGGAAGTCTCGGACATGCTCATTGAACTTGCCAGCAAGGTGAGCCTTTCCGAAGCGCCGGTCCGTCTTGTAACGACGCCCGCCGCAAACGTACCCACCGACGCCCCCGTCACCCTGCAAAAAGTCGCCGGAGCCTGA
- a CDS encoding DNA-binding transcriptional regulator, with translation MSKYPNVRGLSRGLLVLRALNAMERGRATAQQLSEATGLHRTTVRRLLETLLEEGFVRRSTSDDTFRLALAVRSLSEGFTDDERIATVAPPIMGQLMQRVVWPSDLTTPDGDAMIIRETTHRFSPLSFHRAMVGRRLPMLFTAAGRAYFCMCPDAEREDILDLLRTGAGGELQQRFANDDAFIRNLVRQTREDGFGSNHGDWLDQRKIGAVAVAIQTEGRVLASLNVIYLDQAVSRAEAERRFVPALQAAAAEMAAACAGLT, from the coding sequence GTGAGCAAATACCCGAATGTGCGCGGTCTGTCGCGCGGCCTGCTGGTACTGCGGGCGCTCAATGCGATGGAGCGCGGACGCGCCACGGCGCAGCAGTTGAGCGAAGCGACGGGACTGCATCGCACAACGGTACGCAGGCTGCTGGAAACGTTGCTGGAGGAGGGGTTCGTGCGCCGCAGTACCTCGGATGACACCTTTCGGCTGGCGCTCGCGGTGCGATCGCTGAGCGAGGGGTTCACGGACGACGAGCGCATTGCGACGGTGGCGCCGCCGATCATGGGGCAACTGATGCAGCGAGTCGTGTGGCCGTCGGATCTGACGACGCCGGACGGCGACGCCATGATCATTCGCGAGACGACACATCGTTTCAGTCCGCTGTCGTTTCACCGCGCCATGGTGGGGCGACGTTTGCCCATGCTGTTCACCGCTGCCGGTCGCGCTTACTTCTGTATGTGTCCGGACGCCGAGCGTGAGGACATTCTCGATTTGTTGCGCACGGGCGCGGGAGGCGAGTTGCAGCAGCGCTTTGCGAACGACGATGCGTTCATCCGCAATCTTGTGCGTCAGACACGAGAGGACGGCTTCGGCTCGAATCATGGCGACTGGCTCGACCAGCGAAAGATCGGCGCGGTGGCGGTGGCGATTCAGACAGAGGGCCGCGTGCTCGCGAGCCTGAACGTCATTTATCTGGATCAGGCGGTCAGTCGTGCGGAAGCCGAACGACGCTTCGTCCCCGCCTTGCAGGCCGCCGCTGCGGAGATGGCGGCGGCGTGCGCGGGGTTGACGTGA
- a CDS encoding IS5 family transposase (programmed frameshift), which produces MAKPILDDELWAIIQPLLPPPKPRRARYPGRKPLDDRAVLTGILFVLQSGIPWEMLPQEMGCGSGMSCWRRLHAWQKAGVWDRLHEVLLAKLRAADRIDWSRVVVDSSSNPGSGVGSKTGPNPTDRARPGSKHHVLTDAQGIPLSLILTGANRNDITQLLPLIEAIPPIRGKRGRPLSKPHIVQGDRGYDHDKYRKPLHAVGIATEIARRGEPHGSGLGKTRWVVERTIAWLHNFKRLRVRFERLAIIHEAFLKMAGCIICWRHLRKSFC; this is translated from the exons ATGGCCAAACCAATACTCGACGACGAACTGTGGGCAATCATCCAGCCACTGCTGCCGCCACCGAAGCCTCGGCGCGCCCGCTATCCCGGGCGCAAGCCGCTGGACGATCGTGCCGTGCTCACGGGCATCCTGTTCGTTCTGCAATCCGGCATCCCTTGGGAAATGCTGCCGCAGGAAATGGGCTGCGGCTCAGGCATGAGTTGCTGGCGACGGCTACATGCCTGGCAGAAGGCTGGCGTCTGGGATCGTCTGCACGAGGTACTTCTGGCCAAGCTCCGTGCGGCCGATCGCATCGACTGGTCTCGTGTAGTCGTCGATTCCTCTTCTA ATCCGGGCAGTGGGGTCGGGTCAAAAACAGGACCTAACCCCACAGATCGCGCGCGACCAGGTTCAAAGCACCACGTCCTGACCGACGCCCAAGGCATTCCACTGTCGCTGATACTCACGGGCGCCAACCGCAACGACATTACCCAACTGCTGCCACTGATCGAGGCGATTCCTCCGATTCGAGGCAAGCGCGGTCGCCCCTTGTCTAAACCGCACATCGTTCAGGGTGATCGCGGCTACGACCACGACAAGTACCGCAAGCCCCTGCACGCCGTCGGCATCGCCACCGAGATTGCTCGCCGCGGCGAGCCTCACGGCAGCGGTCTTGGCAAGACGCGTTGGGTTGTCGAGCGAACCATCGCGTGGCTGCACAACTTCAAGCGATTGCGAGTCCGCTTCGAGCGCCTCGCAATCATTCACGAAGCCTTCCTGAAAATGGCTGGTTGCATCATCTGCTGGCGCCATCTCAGGAAATCATTTTGTTAG